A part of Neodiprion pinetum isolate iyNeoPine1 chromosome 4, iyNeoPine1.2, whole genome shotgun sequence genomic DNA contains:
- the subdued gene encoding anoctamin-4 isoform X2, which translates to MNSAESAMSTRSVHSCSSGDSLTARSIEPRISSDKYDQIKDDEARRGCRSNSHYVETRSLCFRDGQCTIDFVLVWDEHNEEAITYKSVEMRRIFEENLEHEGLKLEYEKPEPNGLNFIKIHAPIEVLRRYAEILKLRMPMKNVAGFRPSETSTNIIVKEVNSFFRRLLSKFDVNQTIFPTMKHQFTAVYSRDKEYLFDSDIPEFFSPGTRSRIVHFILDRTTYTEDKENDFAFGIDRLIAENAYVAAYPLHDGDPYKLDCMRSLLYTEWASVKKCLHRQPLDYVKDYFGIKIGLYFAWLGFYTQMLIPASIVGLLCFLYSWLTLYSNKPSEDICSGNLSLKMCPLCDKLCDYWDLKDTCFHARVTYLFDNSATVFFAVFMSFWATMFLELWKRYSAEITHRWDLTRFDIKEEHPRPQYLARLAHVKKQRTHVITDASEPHLSFWKMKLPAIIFSSSVVLLLIAVAVVTVLAVILYRISVLAVLSFYKDTIVTSYAILFTTVTAACLNLCCIVILNSIYIRLAEYLTEIELLRTQTEFDDSLTLKIYLLQFVNYYASIFYIAFFKGKFVGYPSKYIRFFTLRQEECGPGGCLLELSIQLIIIMIGKQTLNTVLEMVFPLFYKWLNTVKVHVGREKDRNKEKSMSRINLQWVKDYKLVEWGPRSLFREYLEMVLQYGFVTIFVAAFPLAPFFALINNIFEMRFDAKKLLIMFRRPVGQRVRDIGVWFRILDVISKLSVITNGFIIAFTSNFIPRLVYMKAYSNSSSLEGFLENSLSKFNTSHFNQDYSPQIQNDTEPIKICWYPDYREAESGDYKHTIMYWHILAARLAFVVVFENIVALVMILVRWCIPNMSQTLQDQIRREAYITNEIIIKQETLRVCGPCRTGENISQSNSNTVTMQRLDRVMQKSLSNAELDLEIHGSPVGAPGVHYTGTDGSM; encoded by the exons ATGAACAGCGCAGAGAGTGCCATGTCAACTAGGAGCGTGCATTCCTGTAGTAGTGGAGATTCGTTAACTGCAAGATCTATAGAGCCTAGGATAAGCAGTGATAAATATGATCAAATTAAAGATGATGAAGCAAGAAGAGGATGTAGATCG AATTCACACTATGTCGAGACACGAAGTTTGTGTTTTCGTGATGGGCAATGTACAATTGACTTTGTACTTGTCTGGGATGAACATAATGAAGAAGCAATCACTTACAAAAGTGTGGAAATGCGTAGG ATATTTGAGGAAAACCTGGAACACGAGGGTCTAAAACTTGAATATGAAAAACCAGAGCCTAACGGGTTAAACTTCATTAAGATTCACGCTCCTATAGAAGTTTTGCGCCGTTATGCAGAGATATTGAAATTGAGAATGCCAATGAAGAATGTGGCCGGATTTCGTCCATCTGAAACCTCTACTAATATCATAGTTAAGGAAGTGAATTCATTCTTTAGACGTCTTTTAAGCAAGTTTGACGTGAACCAAACGATATTTCCAACAATGAAACATCAGTTCACAGCGGTTTATAGTAGAGACAAAGAGTACTTATTTGATTCGGACATCCCTGAGTTTTTTAGCCCAGGAACACGTTCGCGAATTGTTCATTTTATATTAGATAGGACAACGTATACAGAGGATAAGGAAAATGATTTTGCATTCGGGATCGACAGATTAATTGCGGAAAACGCATACGTGGCCGCCTATCCTTTACATGAT GGTGATCCTTACAAGTTGGATTGTATGCGAAGTCTTTTATATACAGAATGGGCGAGTGTCAAGAAATGTTTGCACCGGCAGCCACTAGATTACGTGAAAGATTACTTTGGCATTAAAATCGGCCTGTATTTTGCCTGGCTAGGTTTCTATACGCAAATGTTAATCCCAGCCAGCATAGTTGGCTTACTTTGCTTCCTCTACAGTTGGCTCACGTTATATTCCAACAAACCGAGTGAAGATATTTGCTCTGGCAATTTGTCACTGAAAATGTGTCCATTATGCGATAAACTTTGTGACTACTGGGATCTCAAAGATACATGCTTTCATGCGCGAGTCACGTACCTGTTTGATAATTCAGCTACAGTTTTTTTTGCTGTATTTATGTCCTTCTGGG CCACAATGTTTTTGGAGTTGTGGAAACGATATTCTGCCGAAATAACTCATCGCTGGGATCTTACCAGGTTTGATATTAAAGAAGAACACCCTCGACCACAATATTTGGCTCGTCTTGCGCATGTGAAAAAACAGCGTACACATGTCATTACAGATGCGTCAGAGCCTCATCTTTCATTCTGGAAAATGAAGTTACCGGCAATCATCTTTAGTTCCTCCGTTGTGTTACTGTTG ATAGCTGTTGCTGTGGTTACAGTTCTAGCTGTTATACTCTACAGAATATCGGTTTTAGCAGTTCTAAGTTTTTACAAGGATACTATAGTGACAAGTTATGCCATATTATTTACTACTGTGACTGCTGCATGCCTTAACTTGTGCTGCATAGTCATCCTTAACTCAATATACATTCGGTTAGCAGAGTATCTAACAGAG aTCGAACTCCTTCGTACACAAACAGAATTCGATGACAGTTTGACTCTGAAGATATACCTGCTACAATTTGTCAATTATTACGCTTCCATATTTTACATTGCCTTTTTTAAAGGTAAGTTTGTTGGGTATCCAAGTAAATATATCCGGTTCTTTACATTACGTCAGGAAGAATGTGGACCTGGTGGATGTTTATTAGAATTATCCATACAATTAATCATCATCATGATTGGAAAACAAACACTAAACACTGTCTTAGAAATggtttttccattattttatAAGTGGTTAAATACTGTGAAGGTTCATgttggaagagaaaaagatagaaataaagaaaaatcaatgtcTCGAATAAACCTTCAGTGGGTCAAGGATTATAAACTAGTCGAATGGGGTCCCAGGAGCTTATTCCGCGAATATTTAGAAATGG tGTTACAGTATGGATTTGTAACAATTTTCGTTGCTGCTTTTCCTCTGGCGCCATTTTTTGCGCTTATCAACAACATATTTGAGATGAGATTCGATGCTAAAAAGCTACTGATTATGTTCAGAAGGCCTGTTGGACAGCGAGTTAGAGATATTGGTGTTTGGTTTAGAATACTTGATGTTATTTCTAAATTGTCAGTAATCACCAAT GGTTTCATTATAGCTTTCACTTCTAACTTCATTCCACGTCTGGTTTATATGAAGGCTTATTCGAATTCAAGTTCCTTGGAAGGGtttcttgaaaattcactGTCCAAATTCAATACTAGCCACTTTAACCAGGATTACAGTCcacaaatacaaaatgatacTGAACCGattaaaatttgttggtaCCCCGACTACAGAGAGGCTGAATCGGGTGATTACAAACACACCATTATGTATTGGCATATCCTTGCTGCAAGACTAGCGTTTGTTGTAGTATTCGAG AATATAGTGGCTTTGGTGATGATTCTGGTGCGCTGGTGTATTCCAAACATGTCTCAGACGTTACAAGATCAAATTCGACGCGAAGCCTACAttacaaatgaaataataatcaagCAAGAGACATTACGTGTATGTGGACCGTGTCGTactggtgaaaatatttctcaaagTAATTCAAATACTGTGACAATGCAAAGATTGGATCGGGTTATGCAGAAATCACTATCAAATGCAGAATTGGATTTGGAAATTCACGGTAGCCCAGTTGGTGCACCTGGAGTACATTACACGGGCACTGATGGGTCAATGTAA
- the subdued gene encoding anoctamin-4 isoform X1, whose amino-acid sequence MEEDEESVNLTQRHSCGFSHTCSYSQPSIYCSAHSNLDRISQLTLYQNVSGTLFGSAISMNSAESAMSTRSVHSCSSGDSLTARSIEPRISSDKYDQIKDDEARRGCRSNSHYVETRSLCFRDGQCTIDFVLVWDEHNEEAITYKSVEMRRIFEENLEHEGLKLEYEKPEPNGLNFIKIHAPIEVLRRYAEILKLRMPMKNVAGFRPSETSTNIIVKEVNSFFRRLLSKFDVNQTIFPTMKHQFTAVYSRDKEYLFDSDIPEFFSPGTRSRIVHFILDRTTYTEDKENDFAFGIDRLIAENAYVAAYPLHDGDPYKLDCMRSLLYTEWASVKKCLHRQPLDYVKDYFGIKIGLYFAWLGFYTQMLIPASIVGLLCFLYSWLTLYSNKPSEDICSGNLSLKMCPLCDKLCDYWDLKDTCFHARVTYLFDNSATVFFAVFMSFWATMFLELWKRYSAEITHRWDLTRFDIKEEHPRPQYLARLAHVKKQRTHVITDASEPHLSFWKMKLPAIIFSSSVVLLLIAVAVVTVLAVILYRISVLAVLSFYKDTIVTSYAILFTTVTAACLNLCCIVILNSIYIRLAEYLTEIELLRTQTEFDDSLTLKIYLLQFVNYYASIFYIAFFKGKFVGYPSKYIRFFTLRQEECGPGGCLLELSIQLIIIMIGKQTLNTVLEMVFPLFYKWLNTVKVHVGREKDRNKEKSMSRINLQWVKDYKLVEWGPRSLFREYLEMVLQYGFVTIFVAAFPLAPFFALINNIFEMRFDAKKLLIMFRRPVGQRVRDIGVWFRILDVISKLSVITNGFIIAFTSNFIPRLVYMKAYSNSSSLEGFLENSLSKFNTSHFNQDYSPQIQNDTEPIKICWYPDYREAESGDYKHTIMYWHILAARLAFVVVFENIVALVMILVRWCIPNMSQTLQDQIRREAYITNEIIIKQETLRVCGPCRTGENISQSNSNTVTMQRLDRVMQKSLSNAELDLEIHGSPVGAPGVHYTGTDGSM is encoded by the exons ATGGAGGAAGATGAAGAAAGTGTAAATCTGACACAGCGCCACAGCTGCGGCTTCAGCCATACATGTAGCTATTCCCAGCCAAGCATTTATTGCTCAGCGCATTCAAACCTCGACCGCATTTCCCAGTTAACTTTATATCAAAACGTTTCTGGGACATTATTTGGAAGTGCTATAAGTATGAACAGCGCAGAGAGTGCCATGTCAACTAGGAGCGTGCATTCCTGTAGTAGTGGAGATTCGTTAACTGCAAGATCTATAGAGCCTAGGATAAGCAGTGATAAATATGATCAAATTAAAGATGATGAAGCAAGAAGAGGATGTAGATCG AATTCACACTATGTCGAGACACGAAGTTTGTGTTTTCGTGATGGGCAATGTACAATTGACTTTGTACTTGTCTGGGATGAACATAATGAAGAAGCAATCACTTACAAAAGTGTGGAAATGCGTAGG ATATTTGAGGAAAACCTGGAACACGAGGGTCTAAAACTTGAATATGAAAAACCAGAGCCTAACGGGTTAAACTTCATTAAGATTCACGCTCCTATAGAAGTTTTGCGCCGTTATGCAGAGATATTGAAATTGAGAATGCCAATGAAGAATGTGGCCGGATTTCGTCCATCTGAAACCTCTACTAATATCATAGTTAAGGAAGTGAATTCATTCTTTAGACGTCTTTTAAGCAAGTTTGACGTGAACCAAACGATATTTCCAACAATGAAACATCAGTTCACAGCGGTTTATAGTAGAGACAAAGAGTACTTATTTGATTCGGACATCCCTGAGTTTTTTAGCCCAGGAACACGTTCGCGAATTGTTCATTTTATATTAGATAGGACAACGTATACAGAGGATAAGGAAAATGATTTTGCATTCGGGATCGACAGATTAATTGCGGAAAACGCATACGTGGCCGCCTATCCTTTACATGAT GGTGATCCTTACAAGTTGGATTGTATGCGAAGTCTTTTATATACAGAATGGGCGAGTGTCAAGAAATGTTTGCACCGGCAGCCACTAGATTACGTGAAAGATTACTTTGGCATTAAAATCGGCCTGTATTTTGCCTGGCTAGGTTTCTATACGCAAATGTTAATCCCAGCCAGCATAGTTGGCTTACTTTGCTTCCTCTACAGTTGGCTCACGTTATATTCCAACAAACCGAGTGAAGATATTTGCTCTGGCAATTTGTCACTGAAAATGTGTCCATTATGCGATAAACTTTGTGACTACTGGGATCTCAAAGATACATGCTTTCATGCGCGAGTCACGTACCTGTTTGATAATTCAGCTACAGTTTTTTTTGCTGTATTTATGTCCTTCTGGG CCACAATGTTTTTGGAGTTGTGGAAACGATATTCTGCCGAAATAACTCATCGCTGGGATCTTACCAGGTTTGATATTAAAGAAGAACACCCTCGACCACAATATTTGGCTCGTCTTGCGCATGTGAAAAAACAGCGTACACATGTCATTACAGATGCGTCAGAGCCTCATCTTTCATTCTGGAAAATGAAGTTACCGGCAATCATCTTTAGTTCCTCCGTTGTGTTACTGTTG ATAGCTGTTGCTGTGGTTACAGTTCTAGCTGTTATACTCTACAGAATATCGGTTTTAGCAGTTCTAAGTTTTTACAAGGATACTATAGTGACAAGTTATGCCATATTATTTACTACTGTGACTGCTGCATGCCTTAACTTGTGCTGCATAGTCATCCTTAACTCAATATACATTCGGTTAGCAGAGTATCTAACAGAG aTCGAACTCCTTCGTACACAAACAGAATTCGATGACAGTTTGACTCTGAAGATATACCTGCTACAATTTGTCAATTATTACGCTTCCATATTTTACATTGCCTTTTTTAAAGGTAAGTTTGTTGGGTATCCAAGTAAATATATCCGGTTCTTTACATTACGTCAGGAAGAATGTGGACCTGGTGGATGTTTATTAGAATTATCCATACAATTAATCATCATCATGATTGGAAAACAAACACTAAACACTGTCTTAGAAATggtttttccattattttatAAGTGGTTAAATACTGTGAAGGTTCATgttggaagagaaaaagatagaaataaagaaaaatcaatgtcTCGAATAAACCTTCAGTGGGTCAAGGATTATAAACTAGTCGAATGGGGTCCCAGGAGCTTATTCCGCGAATATTTAGAAATGG tGTTACAGTATGGATTTGTAACAATTTTCGTTGCTGCTTTTCCTCTGGCGCCATTTTTTGCGCTTATCAACAACATATTTGAGATGAGATTCGATGCTAAAAAGCTACTGATTATGTTCAGAAGGCCTGTTGGACAGCGAGTTAGAGATATTGGTGTTTGGTTTAGAATACTTGATGTTATTTCTAAATTGTCAGTAATCACCAAT GGTTTCATTATAGCTTTCACTTCTAACTTCATTCCACGTCTGGTTTATATGAAGGCTTATTCGAATTCAAGTTCCTTGGAAGGGtttcttgaaaattcactGTCCAAATTCAATACTAGCCACTTTAACCAGGATTACAGTCcacaaatacaaaatgatacTGAACCGattaaaatttgttggtaCCCCGACTACAGAGAGGCTGAATCGGGTGATTACAAACACACCATTATGTATTGGCATATCCTTGCTGCAAGACTAGCGTTTGTTGTAGTATTCGAG AATATAGTGGCTTTGGTGATGATTCTGGTGCGCTGGTGTATTCCAAACATGTCTCAGACGTTACAAGATCAAATTCGACGCGAAGCCTACAttacaaatgaaataataatcaagCAAGAGACATTACGTGTATGTGGACCGTGTCGTactggtgaaaatatttctcaaagTAATTCAAATACTGTGACAATGCAAAGATTGGATCGGGTTATGCAGAAATCACTATCAAATGCAGAATTGGATTTGGAAATTCACGGTAGCCCAGTTGGTGCACCTGGAGTACATTACACGGGCACTGATGGGTCAATGTAA
- the subdued gene encoding anoctamin-1 isoform X3 — MEEDEESVNLTQRHSCGFSHTCSYSQPSIYCSAHSNLDRISQLTLYQNVSGTLFGSAISMNSAESAMSTRSVHSCSSGDSLTARSIEPRISSDKYDQIKDDEARRGCRSNSHYVETRSLCFRDGQCTIDFVLVWDEHNEEAITYKSVEMRRIFEENLEHEGLKLEYEKPEPNGLNFIKIHAPIEVLRRYAEILKLRMPMKNVAGFRPSETSTNIIVKEVNSFFRRLLSKFDVNQTIFPTMKHQFTAVYSRDKEYLFDSDIPEFFSPGTRSRIVHFILDRTTYTEDKENDFAFGIDRLIAENAYVAAYPLHDGDPYKLDCMRSLLYTEWASVKKCLHRQPLDYVKDYFGIKIGLYFAWLGFYTQMLIPASIVGLLCFLYSWLTLYSNKPSEDICSGNLSLKMCPLCDKLCDYWDLKDTCFHARVTYLFDNSATVFFAVFMSFWATMFLELWKRYSAEITHRWDLTRFDIKEEHPRPQYLARLAHVKKQRTHVITDASEPHLSFWKMKLPAIIFSSSVVLLLIELLRTQTEFDDSLTLKIYLLQFVNYYASIFYIAFFKGKFVGYPSKYIRFFTLRQEECGPGGCLLELSIQLIIIMIGKQTLNTVLEMVFPLFYKWLNTVKVHVGREKDRNKEKSMSRINLQWVKDYKLVEWGPRSLFREYLEMVLQYGFVTIFVAAFPLAPFFALINNIFEMRFDAKKLLIMFRRPVGQRVRDIGVWFRILDVISKLSVITNGFIIAFTSNFIPRLVYMKAYSNSSSLEGFLENSLSKFNTSHFNQDYSPQIQNDTEPIKICWYPDYREAESGDYKHTIMYWHILAARLAFVVVFENIVALVMILVRWCIPNMSQTLQDQIRREAYITNEIIIKQETLRVCGPCRTGENISQSNSNTVTMQRLDRVMQKSLSNAELDLEIHGSPVGAPGVHYTGTDGSM, encoded by the exons ATGGAGGAAGATGAAGAAAGTGTAAATCTGACACAGCGCCACAGCTGCGGCTTCAGCCATACATGTAGCTATTCCCAGCCAAGCATTTATTGCTCAGCGCATTCAAACCTCGACCGCATTTCCCAGTTAACTTTATATCAAAACGTTTCTGGGACATTATTTGGAAGTGCTATAAGTATGAACAGCGCAGAGAGTGCCATGTCAACTAGGAGCGTGCATTCCTGTAGTAGTGGAGATTCGTTAACTGCAAGATCTATAGAGCCTAGGATAAGCAGTGATAAATATGATCAAATTAAAGATGATGAAGCAAGAAGAGGATGTAGATCG AATTCACACTATGTCGAGACACGAAGTTTGTGTTTTCGTGATGGGCAATGTACAATTGACTTTGTACTTGTCTGGGATGAACATAATGAAGAAGCAATCACTTACAAAAGTGTGGAAATGCGTAGG ATATTTGAGGAAAACCTGGAACACGAGGGTCTAAAACTTGAATATGAAAAACCAGAGCCTAACGGGTTAAACTTCATTAAGATTCACGCTCCTATAGAAGTTTTGCGCCGTTATGCAGAGATATTGAAATTGAGAATGCCAATGAAGAATGTGGCCGGATTTCGTCCATCTGAAACCTCTACTAATATCATAGTTAAGGAAGTGAATTCATTCTTTAGACGTCTTTTAAGCAAGTTTGACGTGAACCAAACGATATTTCCAACAATGAAACATCAGTTCACAGCGGTTTATAGTAGAGACAAAGAGTACTTATTTGATTCGGACATCCCTGAGTTTTTTAGCCCAGGAACACGTTCGCGAATTGTTCATTTTATATTAGATAGGACAACGTATACAGAGGATAAGGAAAATGATTTTGCATTCGGGATCGACAGATTAATTGCGGAAAACGCATACGTGGCCGCCTATCCTTTACATGAT GGTGATCCTTACAAGTTGGATTGTATGCGAAGTCTTTTATATACAGAATGGGCGAGTGTCAAGAAATGTTTGCACCGGCAGCCACTAGATTACGTGAAAGATTACTTTGGCATTAAAATCGGCCTGTATTTTGCCTGGCTAGGTTTCTATACGCAAATGTTAATCCCAGCCAGCATAGTTGGCTTACTTTGCTTCCTCTACAGTTGGCTCACGTTATATTCCAACAAACCGAGTGAAGATATTTGCTCTGGCAATTTGTCACTGAAAATGTGTCCATTATGCGATAAACTTTGTGACTACTGGGATCTCAAAGATACATGCTTTCATGCGCGAGTCACGTACCTGTTTGATAATTCAGCTACAGTTTTTTTTGCTGTATTTATGTCCTTCTGGG CCACAATGTTTTTGGAGTTGTGGAAACGATATTCTGCCGAAATAACTCATCGCTGGGATCTTACCAGGTTTGATATTAAAGAAGAACACCCTCGACCACAATATTTGGCTCGTCTTGCGCATGTGAAAAAACAGCGTACACATGTCATTACAGATGCGTCAGAGCCTCATCTTTCATTCTGGAAAATGAAGTTACCGGCAATCATCTTTAGTTCCTCCGTTGTGTTACTGTTG aTCGAACTCCTTCGTACACAAACAGAATTCGATGACAGTTTGACTCTGAAGATATACCTGCTACAATTTGTCAATTATTACGCTTCCATATTTTACATTGCCTTTTTTAAAGGTAAGTTTGTTGGGTATCCAAGTAAATATATCCGGTTCTTTACATTACGTCAGGAAGAATGTGGACCTGGTGGATGTTTATTAGAATTATCCATACAATTAATCATCATCATGATTGGAAAACAAACACTAAACACTGTCTTAGAAATggtttttccattattttatAAGTGGTTAAATACTGTGAAGGTTCATgttggaagagaaaaagatagaaataaagaaaaatcaatgtcTCGAATAAACCTTCAGTGGGTCAAGGATTATAAACTAGTCGAATGGGGTCCCAGGAGCTTATTCCGCGAATATTTAGAAATGG tGTTACAGTATGGATTTGTAACAATTTTCGTTGCTGCTTTTCCTCTGGCGCCATTTTTTGCGCTTATCAACAACATATTTGAGATGAGATTCGATGCTAAAAAGCTACTGATTATGTTCAGAAGGCCTGTTGGACAGCGAGTTAGAGATATTGGTGTTTGGTTTAGAATACTTGATGTTATTTCTAAATTGTCAGTAATCACCAAT GGTTTCATTATAGCTTTCACTTCTAACTTCATTCCACGTCTGGTTTATATGAAGGCTTATTCGAATTCAAGTTCCTTGGAAGGGtttcttgaaaattcactGTCCAAATTCAATACTAGCCACTTTAACCAGGATTACAGTCcacaaatacaaaatgatacTGAACCGattaaaatttgttggtaCCCCGACTACAGAGAGGCTGAATCGGGTGATTACAAACACACCATTATGTATTGGCATATCCTTGCTGCAAGACTAGCGTTTGTTGTAGTATTCGAG AATATAGTGGCTTTGGTGATGATTCTGGTGCGCTGGTGTATTCCAAACATGTCTCAGACGTTACAAGATCAAATTCGACGCGAAGCCTACAttacaaatgaaataataatcaagCAAGAGACATTACGTGTATGTGGACCGTGTCGTactggtgaaaatatttctcaaagTAATTCAAATACTGTGACAATGCAAAGATTGGATCGGGTTATGCAGAAATCACTATCAAATGCAGAATTGGATTTGGAAATTCACGGTAGCCCAGTTGGTGCACCTGGAGTACATTACACGGGCACTGATGGGTCAATGTAA